A part of Macadamia integrifolia cultivar HAES 741 unplaced genomic scaffold, SCU_Mint_v3 scaffold_138A, whole genome shotgun sequence genomic DNA contains:
- the LOC122070890 gene encoding CLAVATA3/ESR (CLE)-related protein 12-like, whose amino-acid sequence MALRSQQLLGIILWLSLLFLLLFHGLHNTRSSKTINHHPFLYQHTLQNRKVLASKFDFSPFKRRHPYVVVQPEPAESEIDPRYGVQKRIVPTGPNPLHH is encoded by the coding sequence ATGGCCTTGAGGTCTCAACAACTATTGGGAATCATTTTGTggctctctctcctcttcctccttctctttcatggaTTGCATAATACCAGGTCATCTAAGACCATAAACCACCACCCATTTCTTTATCAACATACACTACAGAACAGGAAAGTGTTGGCATCCAAATTTGATTTCTCTCCGTTCAAGAGACGCCACCCATATGTGGTGGTGCAACCGGAGCCGGCGGAAAGCGAGATCGATCCACGTTATGGTGTTCAAAAGCGTATAGTCCCAACTGGTCCAAACCCATTGCACCATTGA